The genome window CCGTACTTCTTGTAGATGCGGACGGCAATGGAGGTGGACACCTCGACGGTCTGCAGGAAGAGCATGACCTCCTTGATCGCCTTCTGCTCCTCCCAGGCGTCGGCGATCTTCTTGGTGCGCTTGGGGCCGAGGCCGGGGACCTCGATGAGCCGCTCGGGCTCCTCCTCGATGATCTTCAGGGTGTCCAGCCCGAAGTGCTGGGTGATCCGGTCGGCGAAGACGGGGCCGATGCCCTTGACGAGTCCGGACCCGAGGTAGCGGCGGATGCCCTGGACGGTGGCCGGGAGGACGGTCGTGTAGTTCTCCACCGTGAACTGCCGCCCGTACTGGGGGTGCGACCCCCAGCGCCCCTCCATCCGCAGCGACTCGCCCACCTGCGCACCGAGGAGCGCACCGACGACGGTGAGCAGGTCACCAGCGCCGCGGCCGGTGTCGACGCGGGCGACGGTGTACCCGTTCTCCTCATTGGCGTACGTGATCCGCTCAAGCACACCTTCGAGCACAGCAAGCCGCCGCTCGCCGGCCCCGTCACCGGCCTGCCCCGTCCGGGTCGCCTCCTTGGTCATGGGGTGACGTTAGCGCTGGGGTGTGACAGGTGGAGCCCACCTGTGCCAGGTGCTCCGGGGCATCGGCCCTTGCCGCCCATTACTCGCACCGAAGAACCACGCCCGGCCGGCGACGGGCCGGAGCCGGACAGTTCCACCATTCCGCGGTAGGTCCGCCGCAACCAGTCCTCAGCCGGCGATGCGCGGATCACTCATGGGCTCAAAACGGCTTCCTGGGCCGCTGCCCCGTGGCCAGCCACGTCTTCGACTGCTCCGTGGTGCAGGCGGAAGGAGGGAACCCCACAAACGACCTGTCCTTGAAGACGGCGACGACCCGCACCATCGGCGCCTGGGTGATGTCCCCGGTGTCGATGTGCTCCTGGCTGTCGAAGCGCACGGCCCACGCCGCATCGTGCTCGACCGACAGTTCCGGCTCCATCACGATGGTCGGCGGCCCGTCTCCGTAAATTGTTCGCAGGTGGACACGTGCCGCCTCGACGGCTTCGTCTCTCGTCATTCTCAGGACCCGATCGTTCTTTCCGTAGGACTCAACGCTGGGAGAGGATGGCCTTTACCGGGGCCGGTCATCACGCTTTCATATCCCCAGTGTCGTCTGCGGCTTCTTCCCAGCTCTCGGGCGCCAGGCGCACCGGCAGGCTCAGGCCGCCGGACTCGGCGATGCCCAGGGCACTGCCCACCTTGCCCGCCACCGAGGCTGCCCTCGCGACCGCAAGGGCTGTCGACTGCTCGGCAATGGTGTGGTCACGGGGTGTGGACGAGAGTGCCGTCCACGATCAGCATGGTGTCCTTACGGAACTGCTTGCGGGGTTCCAGTGCCAGCGACGGCCCGAGTTGGTCGATGATGCGGTCGGCTGCAGACTTTGACACCCCGAAGAGCGGCGCCAGTTGCTGCAGGGTCGCTCAACCCGGTGAACGGGCTATCCAGACACCTCAGGGCCTAAACGCGTCAAGTCCTCACCGGTGAGTGCATGGTTTCCCCACCGGTTCCAGAGCGTGTGATGCCATTCGTCGGCATCGGGGCCGGGAGGCGTCACCGGCGGCACCGGCCCGGGGCTGGTCTCGATCAGGTGCAGCAACGACCAAGCGACGCCGTAGCAGTCGTCGGGGCCGAAGCAAGCAGCCAGAGCCTGCGCCTCGTCGGGTGTAACAGGCGTTTGCACCGTCGAGCTTCGCGTTCCGCAGGTCCGCGTCGTGGAGGTTGACCGGCACAAGGGAACTCTCCGTCAGGTCGGTCCCGTGGACATGCGAGCGGTACAGTCCTGCGCCGACCGACCTGACGCTGGCCAACTTCACTTCCGACAACCAGGATTCCGAGAAATCACCGTGCGGGAGTCCGCGCCTCGGAGGTCTAGCCCTGCGGCGTGCAGCCTCCCTCCGTCGGTGTCGAGCCACTCACGCAGACGCTGGGTCGTCATGCCATCCACCGAAAGCGGACTGGAGCCCATCCCTTACGGGACCGGCTCCTTCGACATCGTCGGTTCAACGTCGGCGTGGTCGCGGCCCTGACCCCGTCAGCCGCCGGCCGCCAGTTCTCGCAGCTCGATCAGGTCGACGGTACGAGGCCGGGCCGCAGGATCCACACGGCCGGAACCCGACTCCTCGGGAACGTTCGACGCCTCGGTGAGCGCCGCAGACGGTGAGAGACGCCGTTGGAAGAGGACGTGCAGACGGTCCAGCCACAAAAGGCCTGCCCTGTAGCCGTCATCGTCCGCGTCGATCCGTGGTTCGAAGCTGGCTGCGCCCTCGGCGTCCGAGGCCCACAGGTAGCCCAGAACTCGACCGTGTTCATCGCGCACCGGGACGTACAGCACCTCTCCGTCCATCGAGCGCCGGTAGACGTCGTCCTGGAAACGGGGAGTGTGATGGAAGACCTCATTTCGATACGGAATCTCGAAGCTTCCCCACACGTCCGACGCAGCACCGTCGGATTCGTAGAAGTTCTCGATCCCGGTCTCGGTAGGCCTGCCGAAATACGTCGGATCGTCCGGATCGGTATCGGAACCGAGCGCCGCAGCCAGTCCGTCCAGTGCGGCGGCCAGCCGCGGCGCGTTCGCCTTGTACACCTCGGGCTGTGCACGACCTCTCAGGTCGTACGGCATCCACGCGTCCGTTCGCGTCGACAGGGCGACGGTGACGAAATCGGCGAACGACGACGCACTGAGCGAGAACAACTCCTCTTGCTGTGCCTCGTGCGGGGGCCTCTCGACAACACCGGTGCATGCCATCCTGGCATCCACGGACCCGACCTCGCCTGTTCGCATTCCCGCTCGGACTTCGTCGGCCAACCACGCCACCGTCTCGGGTCGGCTCGCCGCTTCGGACGAGACGGTGAACTCGCCCTCGAAAAGGCGGGTTCTCGCCCTTCCTGCTTCGGTGACCGAGATGTGTACGGTGTGCTCACCAACCGCAAGCCTGTGCACCGACAACACGCCGTACGCCGCCAGCAGATCCCGCAGGCAGCACGTCAGCGCATCGGCCGATTCGTCCTCCCGCCCCCACGTCCAGCGGGCGACTGTCGTACTGGCGATCACAGCGTTCCCTCCGGGGTGAACCTACCGCCGCGCGGCACGAAAACTACCCCGTCCGGTGTACGGATGACAAACTGCACTTCCTTTTGTTCGAAACCCTTCTGCAGCCGCCCGAGCTGGCTCTCAATTTCGGCCTTGGGCACCTTTGTATCGACCACGAAGGTTTGCACGTCGGCGTGCGAGTCCCTGAGCTGATCAAGGCTCTTGTATATCTTGTCGACGACCTTGCTTGCCTTCGTGGTCGAGTCCGGTCCCGTCATGTCCTTGAACTGCCAGCCGTGAACGTCGCCATTGGCGTCCCGGGCCATGACGTCGAGATCCGTTGCCGGACCTGTGATCACACCAGGCCTCAGCGTATGCCCATCCTGCTTCACTTCGAACGAGATGTCAGTGAGTCCACTGTTGTGCAAGCGGTTGGCGAGCCGAAT of Streptomyces cynarae contains these proteins:
- a CDS encoding pentapeptide repeat-containing protein encodes the protein MARHRRREAARRRARPPRRGLPHGDFSESWLSEVKLASVRSVGAGLYRSHVHGTDLTESSLVPVNLHDADLRNAKLDGANACYTRRGAGSGCLLRPRRLLRRRLVVAAPDRDQPRAGAAGDASRPRCRRMASHALEPVGKPCTHR
- a CDS encoding YrhB family protein, with the protein product MTRDEAVEAARVHLRTIYGDGPPTIVMEPELSVEHDAAWAVRFDSQEHIDTGDITQAPMVRVVAVFKDRSFVGFPPSACTTEQSKTWLATGQRPRKPF